One genomic segment of [Phormidium] sp. ETS-05 includes these proteins:
- a CDS encoding SGNH/GDSL hydrolase family protein encodes MLTTNDLFDEGFYLAKNPEVGAQIASGEIASAFDHFLTFGEVEGRDPSAFFDTSYYLETNPDVAAAVGSFDITAFEHFITAGQFEGRNPSPFFDPDFYEQQNPDVAAVNRDPITGLFAHFIASGAMEGRDPNPFLDISYYLETNPDVAAGVQQKAFSAFEHFVASGQFERRNPTPLFNTDVYLANNSDIAAGVAQNAFTGFEHFLKFGQFERRNFSNFFDTGFYLDQNRDVSLVVRPGGLSAIEHFIEFGQKEGRLPRRLFSDVYVFGDSLSDDGNLFAVTNGLIPPSPPYVNGRFSNGAVWVEQLAPKLGLAVNPNSNVAFGGALSGNTNNFNTRFPSLPPLPGLQQPVDSFVAANPNAERQGLYVVWAGANDYSQGVTDVAAVVNNITTTITKLAAVGARNFLVPNLPDLGITPAGASSPNAAGLSQLTAAHNSALAAAVPVLEQNLNVNIIPVDVNTLINNARSNPGSFGFTNVSNGFLTSGATNPNEFIFWDELHPTARAHQLIADRANQAITAIPELVQMKL; translated from the coding sequence ATGCTAACCACCAACGATTTATTTGACGAAGGTTTTTATCTAGCCAAAAATCCCGAAGTAGGCGCCCAAATAGCCAGCGGCGAAATTGCCAGCGCTTTTGACCATTTCCTCACCTTTGGCGAAGTGGAAGGCCGAGACCCCAGCGCCTTTTTCGATACCAGCTACTATCTGGAAACTAATCCCGATGTAGCGGCGGCGGTTGGCAGCTTCGATATTACCGCATTTGAACATTTTATCACAGCAGGACAGTTTGAAGGGCGCAACCCCAGTCCTTTTTTTGACCCAGATTTTTACGAGCAACAAAACCCCGATGTGGCTGCAGTCAACCGCGACCCCATTACCGGTTTATTTGCTCATTTCATTGCATCTGGGGCGATGGAAGGACGCGACCCCAACCCCTTTTTAGATATCAGCTATTATCTAGAAACTAACCCAGATGTCGCGGCAGGAGTACAGCAAAAAGCCTTCAGCGCTTTTGAACATTTTGTGGCTTCCGGTCAATTTGAACGGCGCAACCCCACCCCCCTATTTAATACCGATGTTTATCTGGCCAATAACTCCGATATTGCCGCTGGGGTAGCCCAAAATGCCTTTACTGGTTTTGAGCATTTTCTCAAATTCGGTCAATTTGAACGCCGGAATTTCAGCAACTTTTTTGATACCGGCTTTTATTTAGACCAAAACCGAGATGTGTCCCTGGTTGTCCGTCCCGGTGGCCTTTCAGCCATAGAACATTTTATCGAATTTGGACAGAAAGAAGGACGCCTCCCCCGCCGGTTGTTCTCAGATGTGTATGTATTTGGAGATAGTCTCTCGGATGATGGTAATTTGTTCGCCGTAACAAACGGGTTAATTCCTCCGAGTCCACCTTATGTGAACGGGCGGTTTAGCAACGGAGCGGTGTGGGTGGAACAGCTAGCGCCGAAACTGGGATTGGCGGTGAATCCTAATAGTAACGTTGCTTTTGGCGGGGCGTTATCCGGGAATACCAATAATTTCAATACGCGCTTTCCCAGTTTACCACCTTTGCCGGGATTGCAGCAACCGGTGGACTCATTTGTAGCGGCTAATCCTAATGCTGAACGTCAGGGATTATATGTGGTTTGGGCAGGTGCTAATGATTATTCTCAAGGTGTCACCGATGTGGCTGCTGTGGTGAATAATATTACCACGACTATCACGAAGTTGGCGGCGGTGGGAGCGCGCAATTTCCTGGTGCCCAATTTGCCAGACTTAGGGATAACGCCAGCGGGTGCTAGTAGTCCGAATGCAGCGGGACTGTCTCAATTAACTGCCGCTCACAATAGTGCTTTAGCGGCGGCGGTGCCGGTTTTAGAGCAAAATCTGAATGTGAATATTATCCCGGTAGATGTGAACACGCTAATTAATAATGCCCGATCGAATCCTGGTAGTTTTGGCTTTACCAATGTGAGTAATGGGTTTTTGACTTCTGGGGCGACTAATCCCAATGAGTTTATTTTTTGGGATGAACTGCATCCTACTGCCCGGGCACACCAGTTGATTGCCGATCGGGCGAATCAGGCAATTACTGCTATCCCGGAGTTAGTGCAGATGAAATTGTAA